In Perca fluviatilis chromosome 18, GENO_Pfluv_1.0, whole genome shotgun sequence, one genomic interval encodes:
- the LOC120546639 gene encoding NACHT, LRR and PYD domains-containing protein 12-like isoform X4, with amino-acid sequence MQQQKMAKSDLFSTLEHLGAEDFKHFKWLLQQQGILEDFPAIPKSRLENADRMDTVDQMFLTYSINTFKVTRIVLGKMNQNDLVDNLSKTTTEPAEIIAACQQKVKSNSQTKFRSVFEGIAKAGNKTLLNQIYTEIYITKGWTAEVHDEHEIIQIETASRKPDKPETTIRHEDIFKTPPGSEEPIRTVLTMGVAGIGKTVLTQKFTLDWAEDKANHDIQFTFPFTFRELNVLKEETYSLVELVHLFFSETKEAGICRFEEFQVVFIFDGLDECRLPLDFHNTKILTDVTNSSSVGVLLTNLIRGNLLPSAHLWITTRPAAANQIPPEYVDMVTEVRGFTDPQKEEYFRKRFTDEEQASRIISHIKTSRSLYVMCHIPVFCWITATVLEKVLKIRDGRELPKTLTEMYIRFLVVQTKRKSVKYDGGAETDSPWSPESRTMIKSLGKLAFEQLRKGNLIFYESDLTECGIDITAASKYSGVFTQIFKEESGLYQDKVFSFIHLSVQEFLAAFHVHLTFNNFGVNLLSEAKWWLKPFKKRSTLTYLYQSAVDKAVRSPNGHLDLFLRFLLGLSLQTNQTRLRGLLTQRESNSETNKDTVEYIKKKIRKNSSAERSINLFHCLNELNDRSLVEEIQQYLSSGSLSTGKLSPAQWSALVFILLSSEKDLDVFDLKKYGASEEALLRLLPVVKASNKALLRGCNLSKRSCEALSLVLSSESSSLRQLDLSNNDLQDLEVKLLSAGLQSPHCTLETVRLSGCNLSEKSCEAFSSVLSSGSSLRELDLSYNNLQDLGVNMLSAGLQSQHCKLGTLRLSGCKLSERSCEALSSVLSSESSLRELDLSNNNLQDSGGKLLSDGLQSPQCKLETLSLSGCLITEEGCTSLASALSSNPSHLRKLDLSFNHPGESGGKFLSAGLKTLSLDHGGEQRLRPGLMKYSCELTVDTNTLNTTLKLTDNNRKVTHMEEKQPYLYHPERFDCRQLLCRDGLTGRCYWEVEGSGEVDVAVSYRRISRRGDSDDYLFGYNDQSWSLDCWSDGVYSVWHNKRRTDLPVSSSVSGRVAVYVDCPAGTLSFYTVSSDTLIHLHTFNTTFTELLYPGFGFRLPGSSVSLCSL; translated from the exons CAACAAAAGATGGCGAAATCGGACCTCTTCAGTACTTTGGAACATTTGGGAGCCGAAGACTTTAAACACTTCAAGTggctcctgcagcagcaggggatCCTAGAAGACTTCCCAGCAATCCCAAAGAGTCGACTGGAGAATGCAGACCGGATGGACACAGTGGATCAGATGTTCCTGACCTACAGTATAAACACTTTTAAAGTGACCAGGATAGTTTTAGGCAAGATGAATCAAAATGATCTAGTGGACAATTTATCAAAGACCACCACAGAACCTGCAG AGATTATTGCTGCATGCCAGCAAAAAGTCAAATCCAACTCACAAACAAAGTTCCGGTCTGTTTTTGAGGGAATTGCAAAAGCAGGAAACAAaacccttctgaatcagatctacacagagatctacatcacaaAGGGATGGACTGCAGAGGTCCATGATGAACATGAGATCAtacagattgaaacagcatccaggaaaccagacaaaccagaaacaacaatcagacatgaagacatctttaaaacccCACCTGGAAGTGaggaaccaatcagaacagtgctGACAAtgggagtggctggcatcgggaaaacagtcttaacacagaagttcactctggactgggctgaagacaaagccaaccacgacatccagttcacatttccattcacgttcagagagctgaatgtgctgaaagaggaAACatacagcttggtggaacttgttcatttgttctttaGTGAAAcaaaagaagcaggaatctgcaggtttgaagagttccaggttgtgttcatctttgacggtctggatgagtgtcgacttcctcttGACTTCCACAACACAAAAATCCTGACAGATGTTACAAATTCCTCCTCAGTGGGTGTGCTCCTGACAAACCTTATCAGGGGGAATCTGCTTCCTTCTGCTCatctctggataaccacacgacctgcagcagccaatcagatccctcctgagtatgttgacatggtgacagaggtcagagggttcactgacccacagaaAGAGGaatacttcaggaagagattcacagatgaggagcaggccagcagaatcatctcccacatcaagacatcccGAAGCCTCTACGTCATGtgtcacatcccagtcttctgctggatcactgctacagttctggagaaAGTGTTGAAGATCAGAGACGGaagagagctgcccaagaccctgactgagatgtacatccgCTTCCTAGTGGTTCAGACCAAACGGAAGAGTGTCAAAtatgatggaggagctgagacagATTCACCCTGGAGTCCAGAAAGCAGGACAATGATCAAGTCTTTGGGgaaactggcttttgagcagctgcgGAAAGGTAACCTGATCTTttatgaatcagacctgacagagtgtggcatcgatatcaCAGCAGCCTCAAagtactcaggagtgttcacacagatctttaaagaggaaaGTGGACTCtaccaggacaaggtgttcagcttcatccatctgagtgttcaggagtttctggctgctttTCATGTCCATCTGACCTTCAACAACTTTGGAGTCAATCTGCTGTCAGAAGCAAAATGGTggttgaaaccatttaaaaaaagatctaCACTGACATATCtctaccagagtgctgtggacaaggccgtgaggagtccaaatggacacttggacttgttcctccgcttcctcctgggtctttcactgcagaccaatcagacTCGCCTACGAGGACtgctgacacagagagaaagtaaCTCAGAGACCAATAAAGACACAGTCGAGTACATCAAGAAGAAAATCAGGAAGAATTCCTCTGCAGAaagaagcatcaatctgttccactgtctgaatgaactgaatgatcgcTCTCTAGTAGAGGAGATCCAACAGTACCtgagttcaggaagtctctccacagGTAAATTGTcacctgctcagtggtcagctctggtcttcatcttactgtcatcagaaaaaGATCTGGATGTGTTTGACCTTAAGAAATACGGCGCTTCAGAagaggctcttctgaggctgctgccagtggtcaaagcctctaacaaagctct ACTGCGTGGCTGTAATCTGTcaaagagaagctgtgaagctctgtccttaGTTCTCAGCTctgagtcctctagtctgagacagctggacctgagtaacaatgaCCTGCAGGATTTAGAAGTGAAGCTGCTTTCTGCTGGACTTCAGAGTCCACACTGTACACTAGAGACTGTCAG gctgagtggctgtaacctgtcagagaaaAGCTGTGAAGCTTtttcctcagttctcagctccgggtctagtctgagagagctggacctgagttacaacaacctgcaggatttaGGGGTAAATATGCTTTCTGCTGGACTTCAGAGTCAACACTGTAAACTGGGAACTCTCAG GCTGAGTGGCTGTAAGCtctcagagagaagctgtgaagctctctcctcagttctcagctctgaGTCTAGtttgagagagctggacctgagtaacaacaacctgcaggattcaggagggaagctgctTTCTGATGGACTTCAGAGTCCACAATGTAaactggaaactctcag TTTGTCAGGCTGTCTAATCACAGAGGAAGGCTGTACTTCTCTGGCTTCcgctctgagctccaacccctcccatctgagaaaGCTGGACCTGAGCTTCAATCATCCAGGAGAGTCAGGAGGGAAGTTTCTGTCTGCTGGACTGAAAACTCTCAG TTTGGACCATGGTGGAGAGCAGAGGTTAAGACCTGGTTTGATGAAGT ATTCTTGTGAACTCACAGTGGACACAAACACTTTGAACACAACCCTTAAACTGACTGACAATaacaggaaggtgacacatATGGAGGAGAAGCAGCCATATCTttatcatccagagaggtttgactgcaggcagctgctgtgtagagatggtttgactggtcgctgttactgggaggttgagGGGAGCGGAGAAGTTGATGTAGCAGTGAGTTACAGAAGAATcagcaggagaggagacagtgatgattatttgtttggatataatgatcagtcctggagtctggaCTGCTGGTCTGATGGTGTTTACTCTGTCTGGCACAATAAAAGAAGAACAGACCtccctgtctcctcctctgtctctggtagagtagcagtgtatgtggactgtcctgctggcactctgtccttctacacagtctcctctgacacactgatccacctccacaccttcaacacaaCATTCACTGAGTTACTTTATCCTGGGTTTGGGTTTAGGTTgcctggttcctcagtgtctctgtgttctctgtag
- the LOC120546639 gene encoding NACHT, LRR and PYD domains-containing protein 3-like isoform X1: MQQQKMAKSDLFSTLEHLGAEDFKHFKWLLQQQGILEDFPAIPKSRLENADRMDTVDQMFLTYSINTFKVTRIVLGKMNQNDLVDNLSKTTTEPAEIIAACQQKVKSNSQTKFRSVFEGIAKAGNKTLLNQIYTEIYITKGWTAEVHDEHEIIQIETASRKPDKPETTIRHEDIFKTPPGSEEPIRTVLTMGVAGIGKTVLTQKFTLDWAEDKANHDIQFTFPFTFRELNVLKEETYSLVELVHLFFSETKEAGICRFEEFQVVFIFDGLDECRLPLDFHNTKILTDVTNSSSVGVLLTNLIRGNLLPSAHLWITTRPAAANQIPPEYVDMVTEVRGFTDPQKEEYFRKRFTDEEQASRIISHIKTSRSLYVMCHIPVFCWITATVLEKVLKIRDGRELPKTLTEMYIRFLVVQTKRKSVKYDGGAETDSPWSPESRTMIKSLGKLAFEQLRKGNLIFYESDLTECGIDITAASKYSGVFTQIFKEESGLYQDKVFSFIHLSVQEFLAAFHVHLTFNNFGVNLLSEAKWWLKPFKKRSTLTYLYQSAVDKAVRSPNGHLDLFLRFLLGLSLQTNQTRLRGLLTQRESNSETNKDTVEYIKKKIRKNSSAERSINLFHCLNELNDRSLVEEIQQYLSSGSLSTGKLSPAQWSALVFILLSSEKDLDVFDLKKYGASEEALLRLLPVVKASNKALLRGCNLSKRSCEALSLVLSSESSSLRQLDLSNNDLQDLEVKLLSAGLQSPHCTLETVRLSGCNLSEKSCEAFSSVLSSGSSLRELDLSYNNLQDLGVNMLSAGLQSQHCKLGTLRLSGCKLSERSCEALSSVLSSESSLRELDLSNNNLQDSGGKLLSDGLQSPQCKLETLSLSGCLITEESCCSLASALSYNPSHMKELDLSNNDLQDSGVKLLSAGLQRPQCTLETLSLSGCLITEEGCTSLASALSSNPSHLRKLDLSFNHPGESGGKFLSAGLKTLSLDHGGEQRLRPGLMKYSCELTVDTNTLNTTLKLTDNNRKVTHMEEKQPYLYHPERFDCRQLLCRDGLTGRCYWEVEGSGEVDVAVSYRRISRRGDSDDYLFGYNDQSWSLDCWSDGVYSVWHNKRRTDLPVSSSVSGRVAVYVDCPAGTLSFYTVSSDTLIHLHTFNTTFTELLYPGFGFRLPGSSVSLCSL; the protein is encoded by the exons CAACAAAAGATGGCGAAATCGGACCTCTTCAGTACTTTGGAACATTTGGGAGCCGAAGACTTTAAACACTTCAAGTggctcctgcagcagcaggggatCCTAGAAGACTTCCCAGCAATCCCAAAGAGTCGACTGGAGAATGCAGACCGGATGGACACAGTGGATCAGATGTTCCTGACCTACAGTATAAACACTTTTAAAGTGACCAGGATAGTTTTAGGCAAGATGAATCAAAATGATCTAGTGGACAATTTATCAAAGACCACCACAGAACCTGCAG AGATTATTGCTGCATGCCAGCAAAAAGTCAAATCCAACTCACAAACAAAGTTCCGGTCTGTTTTTGAGGGAATTGCAAAAGCAGGAAACAAaacccttctgaatcagatctacacagagatctacatcacaaAGGGATGGACTGCAGAGGTCCATGATGAACATGAGATCAtacagattgaaacagcatccaggaaaccagacaaaccagaaacaacaatcagacatgaagacatctttaaaacccCACCTGGAAGTGaggaaccaatcagaacagtgctGACAAtgggagtggctggcatcgggaaaacagtcttaacacagaagttcactctggactgggctgaagacaaagccaaccacgacatccagttcacatttccattcacgttcagagagctgaatgtgctgaaagaggaAACatacagcttggtggaacttgttcatttgttctttaGTGAAAcaaaagaagcaggaatctgcaggtttgaagagttccaggttgtgttcatctttgacggtctggatgagtgtcgacttcctcttGACTTCCACAACACAAAAATCCTGACAGATGTTACAAATTCCTCCTCAGTGGGTGTGCTCCTGACAAACCTTATCAGGGGGAATCTGCTTCCTTCTGCTCatctctggataaccacacgacctgcagcagccaatcagatccctcctgagtatgttgacatggtgacagaggtcagagggttcactgacccacagaaAGAGGaatacttcaggaagagattcacagatgaggagcaggccagcagaatcatctcccacatcaagacatcccGAAGCCTCTACGTCATGtgtcacatcccagtcttctgctggatcactgctacagttctggagaaAGTGTTGAAGATCAGAGACGGaagagagctgcccaagaccctgactgagatgtacatccgCTTCCTAGTGGTTCAGACCAAACGGAAGAGTGTCAAAtatgatggaggagctgagacagATTCACCCTGGAGTCCAGAAAGCAGGACAATGATCAAGTCTTTGGGgaaactggcttttgagcagctgcgGAAAGGTAACCTGATCTTttatgaatcagacctgacagagtgtggcatcgatatcaCAGCAGCCTCAAagtactcaggagtgttcacacagatctttaaagaggaaaGTGGACTCtaccaggacaaggtgttcagcttcatccatctgagtgttcaggagtttctggctgctttTCATGTCCATCTGACCTTCAACAACTTTGGAGTCAATCTGCTGTCAGAAGCAAAATGGTggttgaaaccatttaaaaaaagatctaCACTGACATATCtctaccagagtgctgtggacaaggccgtgaggagtccaaatggacacttggacttgttcctccgcttcctcctgggtctttcactgcagaccaatcagacTCGCCTACGAGGACtgctgacacagagagaaagtaaCTCAGAGACCAATAAAGACACAGTCGAGTACATCAAGAAGAAAATCAGGAAGAATTCCTCTGCAGAaagaagcatcaatctgttccactgtctgaatgaactgaatgatcgcTCTCTAGTAGAGGAGATCCAACAGTACCtgagttcaggaagtctctccacagGTAAATTGTcacctgctcagtggtcagctctggtcttcatcttactgtcatcagaaaaaGATCTGGATGTGTTTGACCTTAAGAAATACGGCGCTTCAGAagaggctcttctgaggctgctgccagtggtcaaagcctctaacaaagctct ACTGCGTGGCTGTAATCTGTcaaagagaagctgtgaagctctgtccttaGTTCTCAGCTctgagtcctctagtctgagacagctggacctgagtaacaatgaCCTGCAGGATTTAGAAGTGAAGCTGCTTTCTGCTGGACTTCAGAGTCCACACTGTACACTAGAGACTGTCAG gctgagtggctgtaacctgtcagagaaaAGCTGTGAAGCTTtttcctcagttctcagctccgggtctagtctgagagagctggacctgagttacaacaacctgcaggatttaGGGGTAAATATGCTTTCTGCTGGACTTCAGAGTCAACACTGTAAACTGGGAACTCTCAG GCTGAGTGGCTGTAAGCtctcagagagaagctgtgaagctctctcctcagttctcagctctgaGTCTAGtttgagagagctggacctgagtaacaacaacctgcaggattcaggagggaagctgctTTCTGATGGACTTCAGAGTCCACAATGTAaactggaaactctcag tttgtcaggctgtctgatcacAGAGGAAAGCTGTTGCTCTCTGGCTTCGGCTCTGAGCTACAACCCCTCCCATATgaaagagctggacctgagtaacaatgacctgcaggattcaggagtgaagctgctttCTGCTGGACTTCAGAGACCACAATGtacactggagactctcag TTTGTCAGGCTGTCTAATCACAGAGGAAGGCTGTACTTCTCTGGCTTCcgctctgagctccaacccctcccatctgagaaaGCTGGACCTGAGCTTCAATCATCCAGGAGAGTCAGGAGGGAAGTTTCTGTCTGCTGGACTGAAAACTCTCAG TTTGGACCATGGTGGAGAGCAGAGGTTAAGACCTGGTTTGATGAAGT ATTCTTGTGAACTCACAGTGGACACAAACACTTTGAACACAACCCTTAAACTGACTGACAATaacaggaaggtgacacatATGGAGGAGAAGCAGCCATATCTttatcatccagagaggtttgactgcaggcagctgctgtgtagagatggtttgactggtcgctgttactgggaggttgagGGGAGCGGAGAAGTTGATGTAGCAGTGAGTTACAGAAGAATcagcaggagaggagacagtgatgattatttgtttggatataatgatcagtcctggagtctggaCTGCTGGTCTGATGGTGTTTACTCTGTCTGGCACAATAAAAGAAGAACAGACCtccctgtctcctcctctgtctctggtagagtagcagtgtatgtggactgtcctgctggcactctgtccttctacacagtctcctctgacacactgatccacctccacaccttcaacacaaCATTCACTGAGTTACTTTATCCTGGGTTTGGGTTTAGGTTgcctggttcctcagtgtctctgtgttctctgtag
- the LOC120546639 gene encoding NACHT, LRR and PYD domains-containing protein 12-like isoform X3, giving the protein MQQQKMAKSDLFSTLEHLGAEDFKHFKWLLQQQGILEDFPAIPKSRLENADRMDTVDQMFLTYSINTFKVTRIVLGKMNQNDLVDNLSKTTTEPAEIIAACQQKVKSNSQTKFRSVFEGIAKAGNKTLLNQIYTEIYITKGWTAEVHDEHEIIQIETASRKPDKPETTIRHEDIFKTPPGSEEPIRTVLTMGVAGIGKTVLTQKFTLDWAEDKANHDIQFTFPFTFRELNVLKEETYSLVELVHLFFSETKEAGICRFEEFQVVFIFDGLDECRLPLDFHNTKILTDVTNSSSVGVLLTNLIRGNLLPSAHLWITTRPAAANQIPPEYVDMVTEVRGFTDPQKEEYFRKRFTDEEQASRIISHIKTSRSLYVMCHIPVFCWITATVLEKVLKIRDGRELPKTLTEMYIRFLVVQTKRKSVKYDGGAETDSPWSPESRTMIKSLGKLAFEQLRKGNLIFYESDLTECGIDITAASKYSGVFTQIFKEESGLYQDKVFSFIHLSVQEFLAAFHVHLTFNNFGVNLLSEAKWWLKPFKKRSTLTYLYQSAVDKAVRSPNGHLDLFLRFLLGLSLQTNQTRLRGLLTQRESNSETNKDTVEYIKKKIRKNSSAERSINLFHCLNELNDRSLVEEIQQYLSSGSLSTGKLSPAQWSALVFILLSSEKDLDVFDLKKYGASEEALLRLLPVVKASNKALLRGCNLSKRSCEALSLVLSSESSSLRQLDLSNNDLQDLEVKLLSAGLQSPHCTLETVRLSGCKLSERSCEALSSVLSSESSLRELDLSNNNLQDSGGKLLSDGLQSPQCKLETLSLSGCLITEESCCSLASALSYNPSHMKELDLSNNDLQDSGVKLLSAGLQRPQCTLETLSLSGCLITEEGCTSLASALSSNPSHLRKLDLSFNHPGESGGKFLSAGLKTLSLDHGGEQRLRPGLMKYSCELTVDTNTLNTTLKLTDNNRKVTHMEEKQPYLYHPERFDCRQLLCRDGLTGRCYWEVEGSGEVDVAVSYRRISRRGDSDDYLFGYNDQSWSLDCWSDGVYSVWHNKRRTDLPVSSSVSGRVAVYVDCPAGTLSFYTVSSDTLIHLHTFNTTFTELLYPGFGFRLPGSSVSLCSL; this is encoded by the exons CAACAAAAGATGGCGAAATCGGACCTCTTCAGTACTTTGGAACATTTGGGAGCCGAAGACTTTAAACACTTCAAGTggctcctgcagcagcaggggatCCTAGAAGACTTCCCAGCAATCCCAAAGAGTCGACTGGAGAATGCAGACCGGATGGACACAGTGGATCAGATGTTCCTGACCTACAGTATAAACACTTTTAAAGTGACCAGGATAGTTTTAGGCAAGATGAATCAAAATGATCTAGTGGACAATTTATCAAAGACCACCACAGAACCTGCAG AGATTATTGCTGCATGCCAGCAAAAAGTCAAATCCAACTCACAAACAAAGTTCCGGTCTGTTTTTGAGGGAATTGCAAAAGCAGGAAACAAaacccttctgaatcagatctacacagagatctacatcacaaAGGGATGGACTGCAGAGGTCCATGATGAACATGAGATCAtacagattgaaacagcatccaggaaaccagacaaaccagaaacaacaatcagacatgaagacatctttaaaacccCACCTGGAAGTGaggaaccaatcagaacagtgctGACAAtgggagtggctggcatcgggaaaacagtcttaacacagaagttcactctggactgggctgaagacaaagccaaccacgacatccagttcacatttccattcacgttcagagagctgaatgtgctgaaagaggaAACatacagcttggtggaacttgttcatttgttctttaGTGAAAcaaaagaagcaggaatctgcaggtttgaagagttccaggttgtgttcatctttgacggtctggatgagtgtcgacttcctcttGACTTCCACAACACAAAAATCCTGACAGATGTTACAAATTCCTCCTCAGTGGGTGTGCTCCTGACAAACCTTATCAGGGGGAATCTGCTTCCTTCTGCTCatctctggataaccacacgacctgcagcagccaatcagatccctcctgagtatgttgacatggtgacagaggtcagagggttcactgacccacagaaAGAGGaatacttcaggaagagattcacagatgaggagcaggccagcagaatcatctcccacatcaagacatcccGAAGCCTCTACGTCATGtgtcacatcccagtcttctgctggatcactgctacagttctggagaaAGTGTTGAAGATCAGAGACGGaagagagctgcccaagaccctgactgagatgtacatccgCTTCCTAGTGGTTCAGACCAAACGGAAGAGTGTCAAAtatgatggaggagctgagacagATTCACCCTGGAGTCCAGAAAGCAGGACAATGATCAAGTCTTTGGGgaaactggcttttgagcagctgcgGAAAGGTAACCTGATCTTttatgaatcagacctgacagagtgtggcatcgatatcaCAGCAGCCTCAAagtactcaggagtgttcacacagatctttaaagaggaaaGTGGACTCtaccaggacaaggtgttcagcttcatccatctgagtgttcaggagtttctggctgctttTCATGTCCATCTGACCTTCAACAACTTTGGAGTCAATCTGCTGTCAGAAGCAAAATGGTggttgaaaccatttaaaaaaagatctaCACTGACATATCtctaccagagtgctgtggacaaggccgtgaggagtccaaatggacacttggacttgttcctccgcttcctcctgggtctttcactgcagaccaatcagacTCGCCTACGAGGACtgctgacacagagagaaagtaaCTCAGAGACCAATAAAGACACAGTCGAGTACATCAAGAAGAAAATCAGGAAGAATTCCTCTGCAGAaagaagcatcaatctgttccactgtctgaatgaactgaatgatcgcTCTCTAGTAGAGGAGATCCAACAGTACCtgagttcaggaagtctctccacagGTAAATTGTcacctgctcagtggtcagctctggtcttcatcttactgtcatcagaaaaaGATCTGGATGTGTTTGACCTTAAGAAATACGGCGCTTCAGAagaggctcttctgaggctgctgccagtggtcaaagcctctaacaaagctct ACTGCGTGGCTGTAATCTGTcaaagagaagctgtgaagctctgtccttaGTTCTCAGCTctgagtcctctagtctgagacagctggacctgagtaacaatgaCCTGCAGGATTTAGAAGTGAAGCTGCTTTCTGCTGGACTTCAGAGTCCACACTGTACACTAGAGACTGTCAG GCTGAGTGGCTGTAAGCtctcagagagaagctgtgaagctctctcctcagttctcagctctgaGTCTAGtttgagagagctggacctgagtaacaacaacctgcaggattcaggagggaagctgctTTCTGATGGACTTCAGAGTCCACAATGTAaactggaaactctcag tttgtcaggctgtctgatcacAGAGGAAAGCTGTTGCTCTCTGGCTTCGGCTCTGAGCTACAACCCCTCCCATATgaaagagctggacctgagtaacaatgacctgcaggattcaggagtgaagctgctttCTGCTGGACTTCAGAGACCACAATGtacactggagactctcag TTTGTCAGGCTGTCTAATCACAGAGGAAGGCTGTACTTCTCTGGCTTCcgctctgagctccaacccctcccatctgagaaaGCTGGACCTGAGCTTCAATCATCCAGGAGAGTCAGGAGGGAAGTTTCTGTCTGCTGGACTGAAAACTCTCAG TTTGGACCATGGTGGAGAGCAGAGGTTAAGACCTGGTTTGATGAAGT ATTCTTGTGAACTCACAGTGGACACAAACACTTTGAACACAACCCTTAAACTGACTGACAATaacaggaaggtgacacatATGGAGGAGAAGCAGCCATATCTttatcatccagagaggtttgactgcaggcagctgctgtgtagagatggtttgactggtcgctgttactgggaggttgagGGGAGCGGAGAAGTTGATGTAGCAGTGAGTTACAGAAGAATcagcaggagaggagacagtgatgattatttgtttggatataatgatcagtcctggagtctggaCTGCTGGTCTGATGGTGTTTACTCTGTCTGGCACAATAAAAGAAGAACAGACCtccctgtctcctcctctgtctctggtagagtagcagtgtatgtggactgtcctgctggcactctgtccttctacacagtctcctctgacacactgatccacctccacaccttcaacacaaCATTCACTGAGTTACTTTATCCTGGGTTTGGGTTTAGGTTgcctggttcctcagtgtctctgtgttctctgtag